The proteins below come from a single Bombus pyrosoma isolate SC7728 linkage group LG10, ASM1482585v1, whole genome shotgun sequence genomic window:
- the LOC122571898 gene encoding uncharacterized protein LOC122571898 isoform X2, whose translation MEDFTIVILASIPLKNVTDKNRSNAHKNLPVLIETGKGTFAVACVVLNIIELKVHVTFMVKAERGRISLSALKKKFPISFRRRRKKILATLVIYVRTRPVEVEARARTARVRHTVF comes from the exons ATGGAAGATTTCACGATCGTTATACTCGCTTCTATCCCGCTTAAAAATGTAACGgataaaaatcgatcgaatgcGCATAAAAATCTACCGGTATTAATAGAAACAGGAAAAGGAACGTTTGCAGTAGCTTGTGTCGTTTTGAACATAATCG AGCTAAAGGTGCACGTGACGTTCATGGTCAAGGCTGAGAGAGGCCGAATTTCTCTTTCGG ctttgaaaaagaaattccctatttcttttcgaagaagaaggaagaaaatacttGCGACACTCGTGATCTATGTGCGAACGAGGCCAGTTGAGGTTGAAGCACGCGCGCGCACGGCCCGAGTACGTCATACTGTGTTCTAA
- the LOC122571898 gene encoding uncharacterized protein LOC122571898 isoform X1 → MEDFTIVILASIPLKNVTDKNRSNAHKNLPVLIETGKGTFAVACVVLNIIELKVHVTFMVKAERGRISLSGKSIVSDRYQTKQKEMLTAFLKHLLIHSFEKEIPYFFSKKKEENTCDTRDLCANEAS, encoded by the exons ATGGAAGATTTCACGATCGTTATACTCGCTTCTATCCCGCTTAAAAATGTAACGgataaaaatcgatcgaatgcGCATAAAAATCTACCGGTATTAATAGAAACAGGAAAAGGAACGTTTGCAGTAGCTTGTGTCGTTTTGAACATAATCG AGCTAAAGGTGCACGTGACGTTCATGGTCAAGGCTGAGAGAGGCCGAATTTCTCTTTCGGGTAAATCCATTGTCAGTGACCGTTACCAAACCAAACAAAAGGAGATGTTAACTGCGTTTTTGAAACATCTGCTCATCCATagctttgaaaaagaaattccctatttcttttcgaagaagaaggaagaaaatacttGCGACACTCGTGATCTATGTGCGAACGAGGCCAGTTGA